A window of Ptychodera flava strain L36383 chromosome 1, AS_Pfla_20210202, whole genome shotgun sequence contains these coding sequences:
- the LOC139148224 gene encoding myosin-13-like, translating to MASGLPTAVDEDSHIAHFITKYFEDHADNCVVRSPEKNLSDRIVKYLKNTAVAFKKAKQLKTDLVNSEVISTSYATFATLLTTPVQQQSGDDSEDQGVEKDDKESLDVQIDLDNGIYDKHLKEVEKELKAFPTKLKKEKIEEVITKLKSAWRDCKWAMKRKVEEVVADEDGLGDIKTLIMKILGDEVDAKGFREKSLAILLRLLTLYNLYRVKQTCRCGSLAKAFEPLLITDEMREIAAKVGIKLKLRATYNPDRFKELELFFINRDGGGIQPMKIHDVLAEDSDGDVQMSSNAEETGYVEDNVTEISLDDLKEGKDPSKLLLLEIDPALEIKSSTETSVQTMFKAEKCIRLKGRQCDMLQVLTTNTDTVQHILSCRQDVLALLGVTRYLLTDAVTQDMDTQEMQLQLISDGTKVLTLPVSDENVSLLARSLLPCQISQVQITEYIVRQLLAQISEKYSEIDLQKSVLKHQLDEAKQEKANLVEHIRKLTQTIDITEKELSKRVGIESVNEKLSSELEQKEKIISDLKAKLSALEEIQSELELQGMAEMKVGSQYSKEEEGIKDQDVIGTKLDYALSKTKVPDNEEDKTIQQSTTVREGSEMETATPTQPEMTGREGSEMETATPTQPEMTGRDGSEMETATPTQPEMTGREGSEMETATPTQPEMTVREGSEMETATPTQPEMTVREGSEMETATPTQPEMNGREET from the exons ATGGCATCTGGTTTACCAACAGCTGTCGATGAGGACTCTCACATAGCTCACTTCATCACAAAATACTTTGAAGATCATGCTGACAACTGTGTTGTAAGAAGTCCTGAGAAGAATCTGTCAGATAGAATAGttaaatatctcaaaaacacaGCTGTGGCCTTTAAGAAAGCAAAGCAGCTGAAAACAGACTTGGTGAACAGTGAAGTCATCTCAACAAGTTATGCCACATTTGCCACCCTTTTAACTACACCTGTCCAGCAACAAAGTGGAGATGACAGCGAAGATCAAGGGGTGGAGAAAGATGATAAAG AGTCTCTCGATGTCCAAATAGATTTAGACAACGGCATCTATGACAAGCATCTGAAAGAAGTAGAAAAAGAATTGAAAGCCTTtccaacaaaactgaaaaaggaAAAGATTGAAGAAGTGATCACTAAATTGAAGTCTGCATGGCGAGACTGTAAATGGGCAATGAAACGTAAAGTTGAAGAGGTAGTGGCTGATGAAGATGGTCTTGGAGACATTAAGACTCTCATCATGAAGATACTCGGTGATGAGGTGGATGCCAAAGGCTTTAGAGAAAAGTCCTTGGCAATCTTACTTAGATTACTAACTCTTTACAACCTCTACAGAGTAAAGCAGACTTGTAGATGTGGAAGTCTGGCTAAAGCATTTGAACCACTATTGATAACAGATGAAATGAGAGAGATTGCTGCAAAAGTTGGAATCAAACTGAAGTTGAGGGCAACATACAATCCAGATAGGTTCAAGGAACTTGAACTCTTCTTTATCAATc GAGATGGTGGTGGAATTCAACCAATGAAAATCCATGATGTCCTGGCAGAAGACAGTGATGGAGATGTGCAGATGAGTTCCAAT GCTGAGGAAACTGGTTACGTTGAAGACAATGTCACTGAGATTTCTCTGGATGATCTCAAAGAAG GAAAGGATCCATCAAAGTTGTTGCTACTTGAGATTGACCCAGCACTGGAAATTAAGTCATCCACTGAGACTAGTGTACAGACAATGTTCAAAGCTGAGAAGTGTATCAGACTGAAAGGAAGGCAGTGTGATATGCTGCAAGTACTGACAACAAATACAGACACAGTTCAACATATCCTATCCTGTAGACAGGATGTCTTAGCACTACTGGGTGTTACAAGGTATCTCTTGACTGATGCAGTAACTCAGGACATGGATACTCAAG AAATGCAGTTACAACTTATCAGCGATGGCACTAAAGTTCTAACTCTACCAGTATCAGATGAAAATGTCAGTTTACTTGCTAGAAGTTTACTTCCATGTCAAATTAGCCAGGTCCAAATCACAGAGTACATAGTGAGGCAGCTATTAGCACAAATAAGTGAGAAATATTCTGAAATAGATCTTCAAAAGTCAGTTCTAAAgcatcaactagatgaagctaAACAGGAAAAGGCTAATTTGGTAGAACACATCAGAAAATTAACTCAGACAATAGACATAACTGAAAAAGAACTGTCCAAACGTGTTGGCATTGAGTCTGTGAATGAGAAACTTTCATCTGAACTGGAACAGAAGGAAAAGATCATCAGTGATCTTAAGGCAAAACTGTCAGCTCTGGAAGAGATACAGTCTGAGTTGGAACTACAAGGAATGGCTGAAATGAAAGTTGGAAGTCAATATTCCAAAGAGGAGGAAGGAATAAAAG ATCAAGATGTCATTGGCACTAAATTGGATTATGCTTTGAGTAAAACAAAAGTACCTGACAACGAAGAAGACAAAACAATTCAGCAAAGTAcaactgtcagggagggaagtgagatggagacagccacaccaacacaacctgagatgactggcagggagggaagtgagatggagacagccacaccaacacaacctgagatgactggcagggatggaagtgagatggagacagccacaccaacacaacctgagatgactggcagggagggaagtgagatggagacagccacaccaacacaacctgagatgactgtcagggagggaagtgagatggagacagccacaccaacacaacctgagatgactgtcagggagggaagtgagatggagacagccacaccaacacaacctgagatgaatGGCAGGGAGGAGacgtga